A window from Musa acuminata AAA Group cultivar baxijiao chromosome BXJ3-10, Cavendish_Baxijiao_AAA, whole genome shotgun sequence encodes these proteins:
- the LOC135651744 gene encoding abscisic acid receptor PYL3-like codes for MVGRSSNGGGGLWRLADEMNPPEVGCRAMEAECVRRFHRHEPKENQCSSSVVKHIKAPVHLVWSLVRRFDQPERYKPFVSRCILQGDFAVGCLREVNIKSGLPATTSTERLEQLDDNEHILSIKIVGGDHRLQNYSSVVTAHPEVIDGRPGTLVIESFVVDVPEGNTKDDTCFFVEALIKCNLKSLAVISERLAVQELTEPINI; via the exons ATGGTGGGGAGGAGCAGCAACGGGGGAGGGGGGCTGTGGCGCCTCGCCGACGAGATGAACCCGCCGGAGGTCGGGTGCAGGGCCATGGAGGCGGAGTGCGTCCGCAGATTCCACCGCCATGAGCCGAAAGAAAACCAGTGCAGCTCCTCCGTCGTCAAGCACATCAAAGCCCCCGTCCACCTC GTTTGGTCTTTGGTGAGGCGATTCGATCAGCCAGAAAGGTACAAGCCGTTTGTGAGCAGATGCATCTTGCAGGGGGATTTTGCAGTAGGGTGCTTGAGGGAAGTGAACATCAAGTCCGGCCTGCCCGCCACTACCAGCACCGAAAGGCTCGAACAGCTCGATGACAACGAGCACATCTTGAGCATCAAGATTGTCGGAGGGGACCACAGGCTTCAG AACTACTCATCGGTTGTGACTGCCCATCCTGAGGTTATTGATGGCAGACCGGGGACATTGGTGATAGAATCGTTTGTGGTCGACGTGCCGGAAGGGAACACCAAAGATGACACCTGCTTCTTCGTGGAGGCCCTTATCAAGTGCAACCTCAAATCATTAGCCGTAATATCGGAGCGATTGGCAGTTCAAGAATTGACAGAGCCCATTAACATCTAA